The Helianthus annuus cultivar XRQ/B chromosome 11, HanXRQr2.0-SUNRISE, whole genome shotgun sequence region cctgtgatttgggctattttgctagtttagtccaaaagttttatTTTCGCCTGTgcgtccaaaaaggtttcattgtTGTCaatttagtccactgggttaacttcatctattttttccgTTAACGAGGACAATTCGGTTATTTTATATGAAATCCTATTAACTAAAAtgacaattcggccatataaaatgaccgaattgcccttctcgttaacagaaaaaattgatAAAGTTAACACAGTAGgctaaaatggcaacgatgaaatcTTTTTTAAActcataaataaaaaaattaaacatttaAACTAGAATAACAAAATGACACAAACTCAAACActaaaattttctttttaactctAAAAATAATGAAACCATGTTAAAAGATATTATATATTTTGTGTGTAGATACATATAGAAGTCAGTAAATTTCCACCGTTCATCCGTACCATGGGGACACCCAGCTGTACCTCACCCCACCCCACCTCCCTTTATAACTCCACCCCACCCCCCTCCCCCTCACCACATTCATCCTCATTTCTCACTCTCTTCTCCTCTCATGAGACAAGCAACACAACCACCTCTAAACAACAACCCAAAACCAGTTCAATTCAATAAACCTAATGGAGTCTCCATCATACTACCCACCCCCGCTACACCATTCCGATTCGACTCGCCCGACTCTAGGCTTCCCGCTCGGTACTGCCTTGCTGTTGCTTGTGATCTTCAGCCTCAGCGGCATCCTCTCTTGCTGCTATCATTGGGACAAGCTTCGTCACGTCCGCGCTTCGTTTTTGGGTGCCGATGACTACGATCAATCCCCTTCTAAGCCTAGAAACACCTTCTCGGTAAGTTGATTGACTCGGTTTCATTTGATTCATTAACAT contains the following coding sequences:
- the LOC110889362 gene encoding uncharacterized protein At5g65660, producing the protein MESPSYYPPPLHHSDSTRPTLGFPLGTALLLLVIFSLSGILSCCYHWDKLRHVRASFLGADDYDQSPSKPRNTFSEAKETEKQSFPVVMPGDRIARFIAMPCPCEPPRQETVVVEEVQKVQKPPHVALTLC